The Lycium ferocissimum isolate CSIRO_LF1 chromosome 10, AGI_CSIRO_Lferr_CH_V1, whole genome shotgun sequence genome window below encodes:
- the LOC132034441 gene encoding receptor-like protein kinase ANXUR1, producing the protein MKLCTCVNFLVIVTTFCSILSKVNSSKNDTNSYSFVLACGAINNATDADGRIWSSDSTYLPSSSSSNSITSKAKYQDPSLTSDIPYMTARIFKTQTAYTFPISPKSRHWIRLHFYPSSYDNFNCSSSFFSVTVGEFTLLNNFSASIIAQALTQAYIIREFTLVPLQTSTLNITFSPSSVYKDAFAFINGIEIVSMPEIFQAAPMVGFTDQTTDTQASSMQTMFRLNIGGQYIPAGNDSGLGRIWYDDAPYLFGASFGITSVANNSLKIAYPSNLPEYIAPVDVYRTARSMGPNPDVNRNYNLTWIFQIDANFTYLVRLHFCDFEMKRMNQRVFNIYINNQTALEDVDLIAFYAAQAVPAYKDFVIYATAQPGDDQEMWVALHPSDKTRAQFYDVILNGLEIFKINDTTGNLAGPNPVPSPPPVLATDSQPKPSFASNKTSKKGIIAGSVVGMAAGFGIVLGVLAFVKRRKNMSNGGNKSSRGGWLPIYSSSRTTETRTTISGKSSRSSHISNMGGGLCRRFSFDEIKHGTKNFDESRVIGVGGFGKVYRGEIDGGTIVAIKRANPSSEQGLHEFQTEIDLLSKLRHRHLVSLIGACEDNGEMILVYDYMANGTLREHLYKHNKPPLSWKQRLDICIGAARGLHYLHTGARYTIIHRDVKTTNILLDDKWVAKVSDFGLSKTGPNLHQTHVSTMVKGSFGYLDPEYFRRQQLTEKSDVYSFGVVLFEVISGRPALNPSLPKEQVSLADWALHCHRRNTTKEIVDPHIKGEIIQECLKQFVDTAVNCLSDHGTDRPSMGSVLWNLEYCLQLQSNPDGPKVVAEQKANDAYAMHTELLSIEEEGGEGQESEDHSTEAAFSQIVNPQGR; encoded by the coding sequence ATGAAACTTTGCACTTGTGTAAATTTTCTGGTTATAGTAACCACATTTTGTTCCATCCTAAGCAAGGTGAATTCATCTAAAAATGACACAAATTCTTATTCATTTGTTTTGGCTTGTGGGGCTATAAATAATGCCACAGACGCAGATGGCAGGATCTGGAGTTCAGATTCCACATATcttccctcttcttcttctagtAATTCAATCACATCTAAAGCTAAATACCAAGATCCTTCATTGACTTCTGATATTCCTTACATGACTGCTAGGATTTTCAAGACACAAACCGCGTATACGTTCCCTATTTCTCCTAAATCTCGCCATTGGATCAGACTTCATTTTTATCCTTCTTCTTATGACAATTTCAACTGTTCCAGTTCATTCTTTTCTGTAACCGTTGGGGAGTTTACTCTTCTCAACAACTTCAGTGCCTCAATCATAGCACAGGCACTAACACAAGCTTATATCATAAGGGAATTCACTCTTGTCCCTCTCCAAACTAGCACCCTTAACATCACCTTTAGCCCTTCATCTGTATACAAGGATGCTTTTGCCTTTATCAATGGAATTGAGATTGTTTCAATGCCTGAAATCTTTCAAGCGGCGCCTATGGTGGGGTTCACAGATCAGACTACGGATACACAAGCTTCTTCTATGCAAACCATGTTCAGGTTAAACATCGGTGGACAGTATATTCCAGCAGGTAATGACTCGGGCCTGGGAAGAATATGGTATGATGACGCCCCATATTTGTTTGGTGCATCCTTTGGTATCACATCTGTAGCTAATAACAGTCTCAAAATTGCATATCCTTCTAATTTACCGGAATACATTGCTCCGGTGGATGTTTATAGGACAGCACGATCCATGGGGCCGAATCCAGATGTTAATAGGAATTATAATCTCACTTGGATCTTCCAAATTGATGCAAATTTTACTTATCTTGTGCGGTTACATTTCTGTGATTTTGAAATGAAAAGGATGAATCAGAGGGTGTTCaacatatatattaataatCAGACTGCTTTAGAAGATGTTGATTTGATTGCATTTTATGCTGCCCAAGCTGTGCCTGCATATAAGGACTTTGTAATATATGCAACAGCTCAACCTGGTGATGATCAAGAAATGTGGGTGGCTTTACATCCTTCTGATAAGACGAGAGCCCAGTTTTACGATGTAATCCTCAACGGATTAGAAATTTTTAAGATCAACGATACAACGGGGAATTTAGCGGGGCCCAATCCTGTGCCATCACCGCCACCAGTTCTAGCCACTGATTCTCAGCCAAAACCATCATTTGCATCAAACAAAACTAGTAAGAAAGGCATAATAGCTGGTTCAGTTGTAGGAATGGCAGCTGGCTTTGGTATTGTTCTCGGTGTACTTGCATTTGTGAAGCGCAGGAAGAATATGAGCAACGGAGGGAATAAGTCTAGCAGAGGTGGTTGGTTACCAATTTATAGCAGTTCTAGGACTACAGAAACTAGAACAACTATCTCAGGCAAGAGCAGTAGAAGCAGTCACATTTCCAACATGGGTGGAGGACTTTGTAGGCGCTTCAGCTTTGATGAGATAAAACATGGTACCAAGAATTTCGACGAGTCACGAGTTATTGGAGTTGGAGGATTTGGTAAAGTCTATAGAGGAGAGATTGACGGAGGGACTATCGTTGCTATTAAAAGAGCAAACCCTTCTTCCGAACAAGGTCTTCATGAGTTCCAAACCGAGATAGATTTGCTCTCAAAACTTAGACATAGGCATTTGGTCTCATTGATTGGGGCTTGTGAAGACAATGGAGAGATGATATTAGTCTATGATTATATGGCTAATGGGACATTGAGAGAGCACCTGTACAAGCACAACAAGCCACCTTTATCATGGAAGCAAAGATTGGATATTTGTATTGGTGCAGCCAGAGGTCTTCACTATCTTCACACTGGTGCAAGGTACACTATCATCCATAGGGATGTGAAAACCACAAACATTTTGTTGGATGACAAATGGGTAGCAAAGGTTTCTGATTTCGGGCTCTCGAAAACGGGACCTAATCTCCATCAAACTCATGTTAGTACAATGGTAAAAGGCAGTTTTGGATACTTGGATCCAGAGTATTTCAGAAGACAGCAACTGACAGAAAAGTCTGATGTGTACTCTTTTGGGGTTGTCCTTTTTGAAGTAATCTCTGGAAGGCCAGCTCTAAATCCTAGTCTTCCGAAGGAACAAGTTAGTCTAGCGGATTGGGCATTACACTGCCATAGGAGAAATACTACCAAGGAAATTGTCGATCCACATATTAAGGGGGAGATTATTCAAGAATGTTTGAAGCAATTTGTTGATACAGCAGTAAATTGCTTGTCTGATCATGGAACCGATCGTCCTTCAATGGGTTCAGTGCTGTGGAATCTTGAGTACTGCCTTCAGTTGCAAAGTAATCCTGATGGACCAAAAGTGGTGGCAGAACAGAAAGCGAACGATGCTTATGCTATGCATACGGAACTGttaagcattgaagaagaaggCGGAGAAGGTCAGGAGTCAGAGGATCACAGCACGGAGGCTGCCTTCTCACAAATTGTGAATCCACAAGGTAGATAG
- the LOC132032469 gene encoding dirigent protein 1-like, with amino-acid sequence MAIPNFSFLPLLALPLLYWAFNLPKNTKLVFYVHDYLSGHDTSAITVAGKDGPQTSVLHFGTVVAVDDPVTEGPDPKSKLIGRAQGMYINSQLDGKGLHLMFSVIFTGGEFKGSTLEIQGADLFAMKEREFSIVSGTGYFRFVRGYGIMTTEFIDIPNLKAILKLDVTVKHY; translated from the coding sequence ATGGCTattcctaatttttctttcttgccaCTTCTTGCACTGCCACTTCTCTACTGGGCTTTCAACTTGCCAAAGAACACAAAGCTTGTGTTTTATGTCCATGATTATTTAAGTGGACATGACACATCTGCAATCACTGTGGCAGGTAAAGATGGTCCACAAACAAGTGTTCTTCATTTTGGGACTGTGGTTGCAGTGGATGATCCAGTAACTGAAGGTCCAGATCCAAAGTCCAAATTAATTGGTAGAGCCCAAGGCATGTACATAAATTCACAATTAGATGGCAAAGGACTACACTTAATGTTCTCTGTTATTTTTACTGGTGGGGAATTTAAAGGGAGTACTTTGGAGATTCAAGGTGCTGATCTTTTTgcaatgaaagaaagggaattcTCAATTGTTTCAGGGACTGGCTATTTTAGATTTGTGAGGGGTTATGGTATAATGACAACTGAGTTTATTGATATTCCTAATTTGAAAGCCATTCTTAAGCTTGATGTTACTGTCAAGCACTACTGA